Genomic window (Bacillus pumilus):
AGCTTATGGGTGTCTCACAAGTCATGGAGGATTTTTCCCGGGAAATAAAACGAGAAAGAGAACAGCACTTTATTCAAGAAGAGCAGATGATAGAAGCGCTTCAGCACTTTGGAATTGAAATTCAACAAGTAGAGATTTATAGCTTAGAGCAAGGCAATGTCGATATTGAAATGAGAATCCCTTATTGCCAAGGACATGGGGAATGTGAAAAAATCATCGCCCCCATGCTCTCAGATATTTTGGAAGAACAAATTTTAGTCAAAGCAGAGCAGTGTGCAGAGCACCCAACAGGCTATTGCCACGTTGTATTTGGCTCTGCAAAATCATATCGGGTGGCTACAGGCGTAGCGCATGCAGCGAAAGGCGGGGGATTAGTGTCTGGGGACAGCTACAGCATGATGGAGCTGGGTGCGGGTAAATATGCTGCGGCGATTAGCGATGGAATGGGCAATGGAGCAAGGGCTCATTTTGAAAGCAATGAAACGATTAAGCTGTTAGAAAAAATATTGGCGTCCGGGATCAATGAAAAAGTAGCGATCAAAACCATTAATAGTATTTTATCTTTACGAACGACAGATGAAATCTATTCAACATTAGATTTATCAATTATTGATTTACAGGATGCGAGCTGCAAGTTCCTCAAGATTGGTTCAACACCTAGCTTTATTAAACGGGGTGATCAGGTGATGAAGGTACAAGCGAGCAACTTGCCGATAGGCATTATTGATGAATTTGAAGTGGAGGTTGTCAGTGAACAGATGAAGGCAGGAGATCTGCTGATTATGATGAGTGACGGCATTTTTGAAGGCCCCAAGCATATTGAAAATCATGATCTGTGGGTGAAGCGAAAAATGAAAAGCTTTAAAACAGAAGATCCGCAAGAAATTGCTGATTTATTAATGGAGGAGGTCATTCGAACAAGAGCGGGTCAAATTGACGACGATATGACAGTTGTTGTTATCAGACTTGACCATAACACACCAAAATGGGCATCCATTCCGACAGGTACATTCTATCTTGAGAAACAAGAGATTTCTTAATATATCGTATAATATGAATTTCTTCTGGCGATGATGGGGATATAAGCATTCAGTTACGATCCCAGGAGGAATGAAGATGCGAAAAGGTCACGTAAACCAAATTTTATTGATTACAGATGGCTGCTCAAATCACGGGGAAGATCCACTTGCGATTGCCTCATTGGCAAAAGAACAAGGGATTACAGTCAATGTCATTGGCATTATGGAGGAAAACAGACACGATCATGAAGCGATGAAAGAAGTCGAGGGCATTGCACTCGCAGGCGGAGGCATCCACCAGGTTGTCTACGTCCAGCAGTTATCTCAAACGGTACAAATGGTCACAAAAAAAGCGATGACGCAAACCTTACAAGGTGTTGTGAATAAAGAATTGCAGCAAATACTTGGCAAAGATACAGAAATTGAAGAGCTTCCCCCTGATAAGCGTGGCGAAGTGATGGAAGTAGTCGATGAGTTAGGAGAGACGGTTCACCTTCAAGTGCTCGTGCTTGTTGATACAAGTGCAAGTATGAAACCGAAGCTGCCGACTGTGAAAGAAGCACTGATTGACCTCTCCATTAGTTTAAATTCAAGGATTGGTGAAAATCAGTTTGGGATGTGTGTATTTCCCGGGAAAAACTCAGATGCTGAAATTGTGTTGAATTGGACGCCTCGATTCGATTCATTATCATCTATTTTCCCTAAACTGACTACGGGAGGAATTACACCAACTGGCCCAGCGCTTCGAGAAGCACTTCAGCATTTCAAATCAGTTCGTTCGCGTAAAGGGCTGCTTGAAGCAAAGGAAGAGCATGATGATGAATTCGGCTTCTAACATTCCGTTAGGCACGGTGATTCAAGGGAAATGGCACCACCATCATTACCGTATTGTAAAAGAGCTGGGAAAAGGGGCGAACGGTATTGTCTATCTGGCCGAATCGCCAAATGGTCAAGTAGCCCTTAAAGTGAGTGATGACAGTATGCTCATTGCATCTGAAGTCAATGTATTAAAATCCTTTTCTAAGGCTCCTGTGAAAACCATGGGGCCTTCTTTTTATGATATGGATGATGCCATTTATCCAGGCATGCTTCAAAAGCGTTCCTTTTATGTCATGGAGTATGTTAGAGGTCCGCTGCTGCTTGAATTTGTAAAACAAAAAGGTGATGAGTGGATCGTCGTTTTAATGGTTCAGCTTTTATCTAACCTGGCTCATTTACACCAGGAAGGCTGGATTTTTGGAGACTTGAAGCCGGATAATCTCATCATTTCAGGCCCCCCAGCTGCGATCAGGTGCATTGATGTGGGAGGAACAACAAAAGCAGGCAGAGCAATTAAGGAGTATACGGAGTTTTTTGATCGAGGCTACTGGGGATTCGGCACAAGAAAGGCAGAGCCATCTTATGATCTGTTTGCCTTAAGCATGGTGATGTTAAATTGTGCGTATAAGAAAGAATTCAAAAAAGGAGCAGAACCAGAAAAGCAGCTTTATCGAGCCATTGAAGGACATCCTTTATTAAAACGATATGAAAGGGTGTTAAAGGCGGCTTTGCACGGTAAATATCAATCAGCAGCCGACATGAAAAGTGCGTTGCTGAAAGAAGGGCAGCTGATTGCTTCAAGAAAAACGCGTCAAAAAAAGCAAACACAAAAAAATGGGCAAAAGCCGGCTGTTCATCAAAATCAACAGGTCACATCACGCTCACGGGTTGCAGCAGCAAAAAGAACGTCAGTACGCAAAAAATCAGGCGGGATTTTTGAAACCATACTCATCGTTTGCAGTGTACTCGCTCTTTACTGTGCATATGTGGTTTTGTTCCTGCTGTAGAGCTGTAAAAAAGCAGGCTTCTTCTTTGCTTGGAGCTACTGAAAGTGATAGGATATGTATATCTTTAAATTACCTGCTCTTTGTGAGGAGGAAGTTGTGAATAGAATTGAAGCTTTTTTGAAAAAACATGATGTTTACCTTGAAAATACGACAGTCATTGTCGGGGTTTCTGGCGGACCCGATTCTATGCTCTTATTGCACGAACTAAACAAGTGTCGAAAAGGTTCCTATCAGCTGATTGCAGCCCATGTAGATCACATGTTCAGAGGAGAAGAATCCTTTGCTGATTTGGCATTTGTTGAGGCTTACTGCAAGGAGCAAGAGATCCCTTTTGAATCGACCCGCATACAGGTTACCCAATATGCAAAAGAAAACCGCTTAAACAAACAGGCAGCTGCAAGAGAGTGCAGATATGCTTTCTTTCGTCAATTGATGGAGCAATACAACGCTCAATTTATAGCGCTTGCACATCATGGAGACGACCAAGTAGAAACAATGATGATGAGGCTTGTGAGAGGGACTGTTGGGATAGGACTTGCAGGTATTCAAGCAAAACGTCCTTTTCAAGATGGATGGCTAATTCGGCCGCTCATTGGATATTCCAAGGACGATGTGCTGACCGCTTGTGAAAAAGAACATATTCCCTATGTCATTGATCAAAGCAATCACACAGATGACTACTTGCGAAACCGGATAAGAAGACACATTCTTCCCGTGTTAAAAGAAGAGGCACCTCATGTACATGAAAGCTTTCAGTTTATAAGTGACATGCTGACTGAGGATGAGCAATACTTGCAGGCATTAACAAAGGTACAAATGAACCAAGTGATAAAGAATCAATCGCCTAAACAAATTGAGATCAAAACGAAGCCTTTGCTTGACCTGCCTTTGCCTTTACAAAGAAGAGGCATTCAACTAATATTAAATTATCTTTATGAAAACACTCAATCAGCGTTTTCAAACCAGCATATTCTAGGGACTTTGGACTGGTTATCTCATACCGAACAACCGTCTGGATCATTAGATTTGCCAAAAGGCTTACAAGCTGTCAAGTCTTATGATCACTGTATGTTTACCTTTGAACGATCGCTCGTATTAGATCAGTCCTATGCCCTTCACTTAAAGGGTGAGCTTGGAGAGGAGCTTTTCCTCCCAAATGGACAGTCTATCGTGGTGTCAAATCATGTTCCGAAGGATGCGCGGAACGGAAACCATTTTTTCTTGCTTCAAAAAGATCATGTTCGTCTTCCTTTGATCATTCGCTCACGAAAAAATGGTGATCGAATAAAACTTAAAGGCATGAATGGATCAAAAAAGGTGAAGGATATATTTATTGATAAAAAAGTGCCTCTTGCAGAAAGAGACAGCTGGCCGATCGTCACTGACTCGGATCATCAAATCATCTGGATCCCAGGTCTGAAAAAATCCGTTTTTGAAGAAATTGATATGACAAACAGCGATCTCATTGTATTACAATATAGACAGCACGAAAATTTGTAGGGGGCAAGCAAAAGCATGAAACAAGATATTGAAAAGATTTTGATCTCAGAAGAAGAGATCCAGCAAAAAGTGAAGGAACTGGGTGCAACATTAACCAGCGATTATGATGGTAAATTTCCCCTGGCTATTGGTGTTTTGAAAGGGGCTCTTCCATTCATGGCAGACCTGATCAAACACATTGATACATATTTAGAACTTGATTTTATGGATGTATCTAGCTACGGAAAGTCTACCGTATCTTCAGGAGAAGTAAAGATCATTAAGGATCTAGATACTTCTGTTGAAGGAAGAGATATTTTAATTATGGAAGATATCATCGACAGTGGGTTAACTTTGAGCTATCTGGTAGAGCTTTTCCGATACCGTAAAGCAAACTCCATAAAAATTGTGACATTGCTTGATAAACCAAGCGGCCGCAAAGCAGACATCAAAGCAGATTATGTTGGATTTGAAGTGCCAGATGCATTTGTTGTCGGTTATGGATTGGATTTCGCTGAACGTTACCGAAACCTCCCGTATATTGGAGTGTTAAAACCATCTGTTTACGAAGGCTAATCAGCATACGTATACATGAGGTTATTGGTTGTATTGGAATGATTTTCTATGATACTATTGAACATAGTTGTGCTTACTGTGGGAGGAGGTAAGGAATGAATCGGGTTTTTCGTAATACGATTTTTTATATACTTATTTTATTACTTGTGATAGGGGTAGTTAGTTGGTTAGGATCCCCTAATCAAAAGCCTGAGAACATGTCTTACAGCAAATTTTCGCAAAATCTAAGTGCGGGAAAAGTGGAGAGTATCTCCATTCAGCCTGTAAGAGGGGTTTATGAAATTCGTGGTCAGTTAGATGGCGCGAAGAAAGATGAATACTTCATTACCCATGTTCCAGATGGTCAAGGTGTTGACCAAATTTACAGTGCACTGAAGAATACAGATGTAAAAGTAGAACCAGCACCTGAAACAAATGGATGGCTGCAAGTTCTGACCACCATTATTCCGTTTATCATCATCTTTATCCTGTTCTTCTTCTTATTGAACCAAGCTCAGGGCGGTGGAAGCCGTGTCATGAACTTTGGTAAGAGTAAGGCGAAGCTTTACACAGAAGAGAAGAAACGTGTGAAATTTAAAGATGTTGCCGGTGCGGATGAAGAAAAGCAAGAGCTTGTAGAAGTAGTTGAATTCCTGAAGGACCCACGTAAATTTGCGGAGCTTGGCGCAAGAATCCCTAAAGGGGTTTTACTAGTAGGACCTCCAGGTACAGGTAAAACATTGCTTGCGAGAGCATCTGCAGGAGAAGCAGGCGTTCCTTTCTTCAGCATCAGTGGTTCTGATTTCGTCGAGATGTTCGTCGGTGTCGGTGCATCACGTGTACGTGATTTATTCGAAAATGCGAAAAAGAATGCACCTTGCTTAATCTTTATTGATGAGATTGATGCAGTCGGTCGTCAGCGTGGAGCAGGTCTTGGCGGTGGTCATGATGAGCGTGAACAAACGCTTAACCAGCTACTTGTTGAAATGGATGGTTTTAGTGCCAACGAAGGAATTATTATCATTGCTGCGACGAACCGTGCAGATATCCTAGATCCTGCATTGCTGCGTCCGGGACGCTTTGACCGTCAAATTACGGTTGACCGCCCAGATGTCATTGGCCGTGAAGAAGTACTGAAGGTTCATGCGAAAAACAAACCGCTTGATGATACAGTGAACTTGAAAGCCATTGCAAGCAGAACACCTGGGTTCTCTGGAGCAGATCTTGAGAACTTACTAAACGAAGCAGCACTTGTGGCTGCCCGTCATAACAAAAAGAAAATTGATATGCGTGATATCGACGAAGCGACTGATCGTGTCATCGCTGGGCCGGCGAAGAAAAGCCGCGTCATTTCGAAGAAAGAACGTAATATCGTGGCTTACCATGAAGCAGGTCATACCGTCATTGGTCTTATCCTAGACGAAGCGGACATGGTGCATAAAGTAACGATCGTTCCTCGTGGTCAGGCAGGCGGATATGCGGTCATGCTTCCAAGAGAAGACCGTTATTTCCAAACAAAGCCAGAGCTTCTTGATAAAATTGTCGGCTTGCTCGGCGGTCGTGTTGCAGAGGAAATTACGTTTGGCGAAGTAAGTACAGGCGCTCACAACGACTTCCAGCGTGCAACTGGCATTGCAAGAAGAATGGTTACAGAGTTCGGTATGTCTGATAAACTTGGTCCACTACAATTCGGTCAAGCACAAGGAGGTCAAGTATTCCTTGGCCGTGATTTCAACAACGAGCCGAATTATAGTGAAGCGATCGCTTACGAAATTGACCAAGAAGTTCAGCGTTTCATCAAAGAGAGCTACGAACGTGCGAAACAAATTCTTACTGAGAATAAAGATAAGCTAGAAATCATCGCGCAAGCCCTTCTAGAAGTTGAAACATTAGATGCTGAGCAAATCAAATCTCTTTACGAAACTGGAAAGCTTCCAGAGCGTATATACGCAGATGACGAAGAGAAAAACGATGATGTGAAAGTGAACATCAAGAAAAAAGAAGAAGATGAGGAGATCTAATCTCCTTCTGCGAAAGCTGCCGGGATCACCGGCAGCTTTTTTTATTTCGATTCCTGAATGGATCGGTTTCGAATTGTTTACAAATGGAACTCAATTCGTGTATGGTATGATAGAAAGTCGAAAAATGCTCTTTTTGAGAAACTATTCAAAGTGGTGATGAAGTTGTTACTCGTGATAGATGTAGGAAACACAAATACCGTTTTAGGTGTTTATCATAATGGCGATCTAAACTACCATTGGCGAATTGAAACAAGCCGTCATAAAACAGAAGACGAATTTGGTATGGCCATCAGGTCTTTGTTCGATTATGTAGGGCTGATGTTTGACCAAATAGAAGGGATTATCATCTCCTCTGTTGTTCCGCCAATGATGTTTGCTTTAGAAAGAATGTGCGAGAAGTATTTTCACATAACACCCCAAATTGTAGGGCCTGGAATGAAGACAGGATTAAACATTATGTGTGACAATCCAAAAGAAGTCGGGGCTGATCGAATTGTGAATGCTGTAGCAGCGATTCACCTTTATGGGGCGCCTCTCATCGTGGTAGACTTTGGCACAGCGACAACCTACTGCTATATCAATGAACAAAAACAATACATGGGCGGGGCAATTGCACCTGGTATTACCATTTCAACAGAGGCTTTATATACAAGAGCGGCAAAACTGCCTAGAATTGAAATCGTCCGTCCAGATCACATCGTTGGAAAAAACACCATTAGTGCGATGCAATCAGGTATCCTTTATGGATATGTTGGTCAAGTCGAGGGAATAGTGAAACGGATGAAGCAGCAAGCCAAACAAACACCGAAAGTCATTGCAACTGGTGGTTTGTCTACATTGATTGGAAATGAATCAGATTGCATTGATATTGTCGATCCGTTCCTAACA
Coding sequences:
- a CDS encoding vWA domain-containing protein, producing the protein MRKGHVNQILLITDGCSNHGEDPLAIASLAKEQGITVNVIGIMEENRHDHEAMKEVEGIALAGGGIHQVVYVQQLSQTVQMVTKKAMTQTLQGVVNKELQQILGKDTEIEELPPDKRGEVMEVVDELGETVHLQVLVLVDTSASMKPKLPTVKEALIDLSISLNSRIGENQFGMCVFPGKNSDAEIVLNWTPRFDSLSSIFPKLTTGGITPTGPALREALQHFKSVRSRKGLLEAKEEHDDEFGF
- a CDS encoding protein kinase domain-containing protein, producing the protein MNSASNIPLGTVIQGKWHHHHYRIVKELGKGANGIVYLAESPNGQVALKVSDDSMLIASEVNVLKSFSKAPVKTMGPSFYDMDDAIYPGMLQKRSFYVMEYVRGPLLLEFVKQKGDEWIVVLMVQLLSNLAHLHQEGWIFGDLKPDNLIISGPPAAIRCIDVGGTTKAGRAIKEYTEFFDRGYWGFGTRKAEPSYDLFALSMVMLNCAYKKEFKKGAEPEKQLYRAIEGHPLLKRYERVLKAALHGKYQSAADMKSALLKEGQLIASRKTRQKKQTQKNGQKPAVHQNQQVTSRSRVAAAKRTSVRKKSGGIFETILIVCSVLALYCAYVVLFLL
- the hpt gene encoding hypoxanthine phosphoribosyltransferase; translation: MKQDIEKILISEEEIQQKVKELGATLTSDYDGKFPLAIGVLKGALPFMADLIKHIDTYLELDFMDVSSYGKSTVSSGEVKIIKDLDTSVEGRDILIMEDIIDSGLTLSYLVELFRYRKANSIKIVTLLDKPSGRKADIKADYVGFEVPDAFVVGYGLDFAERYRNLPYIGVLKPSVYEG
- the ftsH gene encoding ATP-dependent zinc metalloprotease FtsH, whose translation is MNRVFRNTIFYILILLLVIGVVSWLGSPNQKPENMSYSKFSQNLSAGKVESISIQPVRGVYEIRGQLDGAKKDEYFITHVPDGQGVDQIYSALKNTDVKVEPAPETNGWLQVLTTIIPFIIIFILFFFLLNQAQGGGSRVMNFGKSKAKLYTEEKKRVKFKDVAGADEEKQELVEVVEFLKDPRKFAELGARIPKGVLLVGPPGTGKTLLARASAGEAGVPFFSISGSDFVEMFVGVGASRVRDLFENAKKNAPCLIFIDEIDAVGRQRGAGLGGGHDEREQTLNQLLVEMDGFSANEGIIIIAATNRADILDPALLRPGRFDRQITVDRPDVIGREEVLKVHAKNKPLDDTVNLKAIASRTPGFSGADLENLLNEAALVAARHNKKKIDMRDIDEATDRVIAGPAKKSRVISKKERNIVAYHEAGHTVIGLILDEADMVHKVTIVPRGQAGGYAVMLPREDRYFQTKPELLDKIVGLLGGRVAEEITFGEVSTGAHNDFQRATGIARRMVTEFGMSDKLGPLQFGQAQGGQVFLGRDFNNEPNYSEAIAYEIDQEVQRFIKESYERAKQILTENKDKLEIIAQALLEVETLDAEQIKSLYETGKLPERIYADDEEKNDDVKVNIKKKEEDEEI
- a CDS encoding type III pantothenate kinase, with amino-acid sequence MLLVIDVGNTNTVLGVYHNGDLNYHWRIETSRHKTEDEFGMAIRSLFDYVGLMFDQIEGIIISSVVPPMMFALERMCEKYFHITPQIVGPGMKTGLNIMCDNPKEVGADRIVNAVAAIHLYGAPLIVVDFGTATTYCYINEQKQYMGGAIAPGITISTEALYTRAAKLPRIEIVRPDHIVGKNTISAMQSGILYGYVGQVEGIVKRMKQQAKQTPKVIATGGLSTLIGNESDCIDIVDPFLTLKGLQLIYERNRVGVL